A stretch of Triticum aestivum cultivar Chinese Spring chromosome 1D, IWGSC CS RefSeq v2.1, whole genome shotgun sequence DNA encodes these proteins:
- the LOC123174491 gene encoding septin and tuftelin-interacting protein 1 homolog 1-like — protein MALVEHDMSGNLAFPSLAVAKMMRRWNYREGSGLGAHGQGIIAPIQFTVRCPKAGIGHCEKPYDNGLYVPPLPHVEEEWHKWKGLSRALRLEVECYEKILSLLRDMTLQGDDSVETADALAAIVNSKKVIQENRTLGMWKATLPSSTLRYIIEKVIMPRMAMDAREWMPSWDPDCHHWLHPFIPLIGHLPESLYNIVESEISNGGYDIVSPWKEYLDPTQWDTFSRHHILPKLAQFTRNLRITPPKQIDSSFCKLMLWAPLVHVEDMVLILEAELFFDKWEVALRHWLQAAKPSFGEATAWCTGWKRLFTQELLANERVLAHLEAGVDIVDSLVDYSW, from the coding sequence ATGGCGCTAGTGGAACATGATATGTCAGGAAACCTCGCATTCCCTAGCCTCGCAGTGGCGAAGATGATGCGACGTTGGAACTATCGAGAAGGCTCAGGTCTCGGTGCACATGGGCAAGGGATCATCGCGCCTATACAATTCACCGTGCGGTGTCCAAAAGCTGGCATCGGTCATTGTGAGAAACCATATGACAACGGCCTATACGTTCCGCCGTTGCCACATGTGGAAGAGGAGTGGCATAAGTGGAAGGGTCTTTCACGAGCCTTGCGGCTTGAAGTAGAGTGCTACGAAAAGATCCTCTCACTGCTACGTGACATGACGCTTCAAGGGGACGATAGTGTGGAGACGGCGGATGCATTGGCGGCGATCGTCAATTCCAAGAAGGTGATCCAGGAGAACCGCACGCTAGGGATGTGGAAGGCCACACTGCCATCCTCCACCTTGCGGTACATCATCGAGAAGGTGATCATGCCGAGGATGGCTATGGATGCGCGAGAGTGGATGCCATCGTGGGATCCGGACTGTCACCACTGGCTTCACCCGTTCATTCCTCTCATCGGCCACTTACCAGAGAGTCTCTATAACATTGTCGAAAGCGAGATAAGCAATGGTGGCTACGACATCGTCTCGCCATGGAAGGAATACCTTGACCCAACGCAATGGGATACCTTCAGCCGACATCACATCTTGCCGAAGCTCGCACAGTTCACACGGAACCTGAGGATCACGCCGCCGAAGCAAATCGactcctcgttctgcaagttgatgCTATGGGCACCTCTCGTGCATGTTGAAGACATGGTATTAATACTAGAAGCCGAGCTATTCTTCGATAAATGGGAAGTTGCACTGCGACATTGGTTGCAGGCCGCGAAACCCTCGTTTGGGGAGGCCACCGCATGGTGCACCGGCTGGAAAAGGCTCTTCACGCAAGAGCTACTTGCCAACGAACGCGTGCTCGCACACCTCGAAGCTGGCGTTGATATTGTTGACAGTCTTGTAGATTATAGTTGGTAG